Within the Thermostichus lividus PCC 6715 genome, the region CATGGGCAGAGTTCCTTGCGGCGGAGTCTGGTGCCCCTGTGATTTATATTGCAACGGCGATCGCCGCCAGTGGCGATCCAGAATGGTGCGCACGGATTGCCCAACACCAAGCCCGTCGCCCTCCCCACTGGCAGCTTTGGGAATGCCCGGTGACCTTGGTCAATAGTGTGCAGCAACTCCCCCCTGATCACTGTGGTCTAGTGGATTCTCTGGGCACATGGGTGGCCAATACACTGGAGCAACAGGAGACCCAATGGCAAGCCACGGTGCAACACTTATTGGCGGCGGTTGCTGCCTGCCAAGCCACCTTAATTCTTGTGGCTGAGGAAACCGGTTGGGGCGTTGTGCCCCCCTATGCCAGCGGTCGCCACTTTCGAGACCGCCTCGGTGAGTTGTGCCAGCAGTTGCGCCCGCTGATGACGGAGGTCTATCTGGTGACCACGGGGTTTGCTTTGCCCCTCCACCAATTAGGTATCCCGCTGCCTATTACCAGATTGAGCTAAGATTGTAACGGTTTGTCACACTCCTCGACGTTGTATTACAAAATCTGCGGGAATAGTCTATGAGTCTGCCCATTCGCAATGTTGCCATTATTGCCCACGTTGACCATGGCAAAACCACCTTGGTCGATGCCCTCCTACGGCAGTCCGGTACGTTTCGTGAGGGCGAGGATATTCCCGATTGCGTCATGGATTCCAACGATCTTGAGCGGGAACGCGGTATCACCATTTTGGCGAAAAATACCGCTGTGCGCTACAAGGAGTTAACCATCAATATCGTCGATACTCCCGGGCACGCCGACTTTGGCGGTGAAGTGGAGCGGGTACTGGGGATGGTGGAAGGCTGTCTGCTGATTGTGGATGCCAATGAAGGGCCGATGCCCCAAACCCGCTTTGTGCTCAAAAAAGCCTTGGAAAAGGGGTTGCGCCCTATTGTGGTGGTCAACAAAATCGATCGCCCCCAAGCCGAACCCTACAAAGCCATCGATAAAGTACTGGATTTATTTATTGAACTGGGTGCCGACGACGATCAGTGCGAGTTTCCCTACCTCTTTGCATCGGGGCTCGCGGGCTACGCCAAAACTGATCTCGACGAGGACGGCAACGATATGCAGCCCCTTTTCGAGGCAATCGTCCGCCATATTCCACCCCCAGTGGGAAATCCCGATGCCCCCCTACAACTTCAGGTCACCACCCTTGACTACTCTGAGTACTTAGGGCGAATTGTCATTGGCAAAATCCATAACGGCACGGTACAGGTGGGGCAGCAGGCTGCCTTGGTTAAGGATAATGGTCAAATTGTCAAGGCCAAAGTCACCAAGCTCCTCGGGTTTGAGGGCTTAAAGCGAGTGGAATTGACCTCCGCCAGTGCGGGCAACATCGTGGCGATCGCCGGCTTTAGTGATGCCAATATTGGCGAAACAATTACCTGCCCCAACGAGCCGCAGGCATTGCCCCTCATCAAAGTCGATGAACCGACCCTACAAATGACCTTTGCGGTTAATGACTCCCCCTTTGCCGGTCAGGAAGGCACCTTTGTTACCTCCCGCCAACTGCGCGATCGCCTCTATCGGGAACTAGAAACCAACGTGGCACTACGGGTCGAAGAGACCGACTCTCCAGACCGCTTTGCCGTCTCTGGTCGCGGCGAATTGCACCTAGGTATTTTAATTGAAACCATGCGCCGCGAAGGCTACGAGTTCCAAGTCTCCCAACCCCAAGTGATCTACCGGGAAGTGAACGGTCAGCCCTGCGAACCCTACGAATGTCTTGTGCTGGATGTCCCTGACGAAGCCGTCGGCGGTTGTATTGAGCGGCTTGGCCAACGGCGGGGTGAAATGCAGGATATGCAAGTGGGGGGCAATGGCCGCACTCAACTGGAATTTATCATTCCAGCCCGCGGGCTAGTGGGCTTCCGCGGTGAATTCATGCGCCTCACCCGTGGCGAAGGGATCATGAACCATAGCTTTTTAGACTACCGCCCTCTTGCTGGTGAGATTAGCGCCCGCCGCAATGGGGTCTTAATTGCCTTTGAAGAAGGCACCGCTACCTTCTATGCCCTCAAAAATGCAGAAGATCGCGGGGTCTTTTTCATTACCCCAGGTACCAAAGTGTACAAAGGGATGATTGTAGGTGAGCACAACCGCCCCCAAGACCTAGAAATTAACGTCTGTAAAGCCAAACAACTCACCAACTTCCGTTCCTCCACCGGCGATGAACTGGTACAACTGCAATCTCCGGTGGACATGAGCCTTGAGCGTGCCCTTGAGTACATTGGTGCCGACGAACTGGTGGAGGTCACCCCCCAATCGATTCGCCTGCGGAAGATGAGTAAAAAACTGGCACGGCGCTAATGCTGACCAATAGCTTCTTTGCTCTCTCGTTGTTGCCCTATCTGGGGTTTTTGTTTTTCCTCACCCGTAACCCCAGAACCCCCCGCTTGGCCTTAATTGGCTTTTATAGCACCTTGGTGTTTGTGGCAGTCACCATTCCCGCAGGCCTCTATGCCCAGCACGCCTACGGCACCTCCTTGGCCAATGTGGACACCCTACACGGGGGAGCAGAGGCTTTCTTGACCGTTGCAAATATCTTAGTTGCCCTAGGGTTTCGCCGCGCTGTTAAGGAAGCCTCCAAGTAGCCTATTGCTGGTGCGCTCCCGCAGCTCAAGATATGAGACGTAAACTACTCCCAGCTAAAGCAGGGAGCTTTTAGTAGCCCTGCAGTGAGGTAGGTGCTGATACCGTTAGGTCTGGGGTAGGCAAGAGGGTGCCTACGCTACAGGAGTGGCCAATCCCCCTAGTGGGGATGTCACTTTCCCCTACAATCGAAGGTGAGGTTTCATCAATGTTATGCCGCCGCGCCGTACTCGTAGTCAATCTATTGTCCTTGAAGCACTCAAAGCCAGTGGGCGATCGCTCTCGGCTCAGGAACTTTATCTTGAACTCCG harbors:
- the cobU gene encoding bifunctional adenosylcobinamide kinase/adenosylcobinamide-phosphate guanylyltransferase translates to MAGHILVSGPSRSGKSAWAEFLAAESGAPVIYIATAIAASGDPEWCARIAQHQARRPPHWQLWECPVTLVNSVQQLPPDHCGLVDSLGTWVANTLEQQETQWQATVQHLLAAVAACQATLILVAEETGWGVVPPYASGRHFRDRLGELCQQLRPLMTEVYLVTTGFALPLHQLGIPLPITRLS
- the typA gene encoding translational GTPase TypA, translating into MSLPIRNVAIIAHVDHGKTTLVDALLRQSGTFREGEDIPDCVMDSNDLERERGITILAKNTAVRYKELTINIVDTPGHADFGGEVERVLGMVEGCLLIVDANEGPMPQTRFVLKKALEKGLRPIVVVNKIDRPQAEPYKAIDKVLDLFIELGADDDQCEFPYLFASGLAGYAKTDLDEDGNDMQPLFEAIVRHIPPPVGNPDAPLQLQVTTLDYSEYLGRIVIGKIHNGTVQVGQQAALVKDNGQIVKAKVTKLLGFEGLKRVELTSASAGNIVAIAGFSDANIGETITCPNEPQALPLIKVDEPTLQMTFAVNDSPFAGQEGTFVTSRQLRDRLYRELETNVALRVEETDSPDRFAVSGRGELHLGILIETMRREGYEFQVSQPQVIYREVNGQPCEPYECLVLDVPDEAVGGCIERLGQRRGEMQDMQVGGNGRTQLEFIIPARGLVGFRGEFMRLTRGEGIMNHSFLDYRPLAGEISARRNGVLIAFEEGTATFYALKNAEDRGVFFITPGTKVYKGMIVGEHNRPQDLEINVCKAKQLTNFRSSTGDELVQLQSPVDMSLERALEYIGADELVEVTPQSIRLRKMSKKLARR
- a CDS encoding DUF3593 domain-containing protein, with the translated sequence MLTNSFFALSLLPYLGFLFFLTRNPRTPRLALIGFYSTLVFVAVTIPAGLYAQHAYGTSLANVDTLHGGAEAFLTVANILVALGFRRAVKEASK